DNA from Geobacillus vulcani PSS1:
CTGCATTTTGTCCCGTTTCCCAATAGGAAAAACGAAAAATCCCGCCCATCAACAAGGCGGGAGCGCATTGAAACATCGATCAACAGGGAAATGAGGGCTTCTCTCCATCTTTTTAGGAGGGCGTCAACCTTCGGGAGATGCTTGGCCAAAAGCGCGGCCGGGTGCGAAACGCTTCCTGATAGTCTGTCAACGCCGCCAATGCCCGCTCCTCTGTTTTGATGCGAACCAACAGCAGCAACGCATTAAGAAATGAAAAGACAACGGCCGTCAGCCGCGCCTGAAACAAAAGCGGCAGCAGCGCGATCTCCAACATGACGACCGCATAGTTCGGATGACGAATCCACCGGTATGGCCCTTTTTTCACGACCGGGCGGTTGGGCACAATCAAAATTTTCGTATTCCAAAAGCGGCCGAGCGACAAAATCGTCCACGTGCGCAGCCCTTCGACGGCGAGAAAGAGTGGAAACAAAAGCGGCCAGCGCCGCGACGGGCGGGCGCCTTTTCGAAGCGCCTCGACAGCCAGCGACAAAAGAAAGAGCACATGGAGCGACACAAGCCACGGATAATGGCGGGCGCCCACCTCTTTCGCCCCGAGCGCTTTCACATACCGTTCGTTCCGTTTCGCAAGCCAAAGCTCAACCAAACGCATCCCGACCACCGCGAAAAACACGAAGGCAAACCGCATCATCATTCCTCCCATTTGAGCAGCACCATCTCGGCGCTAAAGCCGGGGCCGAGGGCAACGAGCAGCCCATACCCGGGCGCAAGCGGCTGCCGCATCACTTCCTCCAGCACAAAATAAACGGTGGCTGACGACATATTGCCATATCGGGCCAACACCTCTCTGGCCGCCTTGGTCTGTTCCATGCCGAATCCGAACGCTTCCTCATACGCCTCAATCACCTTTTTCCCGCCCGGGTGGGCGATAAAATAGCGAAGGTCGCGAAGCCTCAGCCCGTTCTCCTGCAAAAACGACTCCACTTGCGGGCGCAGCCATGCGCGGACGATCGACGGAATGTCTTTTGAAAAGACGACAAACAGCCCTTCATCACGAATCTCCCACCCCATCACATCTTCCGAGCGAGGCATCAGCGCCGATCGGGCGGCGATGATGCGCGGCGCGCCGCTGTTTGGCGCTGCTTCATCGCCGGCGACAAGCACACAGGCCACGCCGTCGGAAAAAAGCGATGTGCCGATCACATTGCTTTTGGATACGTCATTCGCCTGAAATGTCAAACTGCAAAACTCAGCGGCAATCACAAGCGCCTTCGCCTTCGGAAACGCCCGGCAATAATCGGCCGCCCGCGCAAGGCCCGCTGCCCCGCCCGCACAGCCGAGCCCCCAAACCGGCACCCGCACGGCGGAAGGAGAAAACGGCAGCACGTTCATCAGCCGGGCCTCGATGCTTGGCGTGGACAAACCGGTCGTTGAGATGTAAAACAGCGCATCGACCGCCTCATGGGGAATCGGGCCGTCAGGGGTGTTCTGCAAGCAGTTGTTGGCTGCCTCGCCGCTGTAGCGGACGGCGAGATCCATATACACGGCATTTTTCTCGCCGAAACCGCGCGGTGTGCTGTACCAGGCAAGCGGCTGAACAAACGTGCGCGTCCGAATGCCGCCGTTGTCAAAGGCCTGCAGCAGCCGCTCGGCGCGCCCGAGGCGCCCGGCAAACAGCCCGGCGACATGCCGCTTCACTTCGTCTTGGGAAACGATATATGGCATCGTTGCCGTGCCGATCGATAAAAGGGTCGGCATACCAACACCTCGGTTTGTTCCTCTTTTTGCTTAGGATGCGCAAAAAAGCAAACCATATGCAGACAAAAAGCATCCCGTGCGTCTTATGATTGGAAAACCGCTGATCATCCAAAAGAAGGACACATGCAAAAAACAGGCGCGGACAAAGCCGGCCTGTTTTTTGGGAAGGAAAACGGTCTCAAGTGAGGATATGAACTGAGATGCTTAGCGTTATTTCGCTTTTAAAGCGCGGATTTCGCTCTCATGCTCAAGCAGATGCAACGCGAGGGATTGAAGAACGAGCTCTTGCCTAGCTTGTCCGGTGATGATTTCATCGATTTTCTGCTGCATTTGGGCAACGGTTTGCTTGATCGTTGACACGTCTCGCAGCGTCTCCAATGTCTCCATAACGGCTTGCCGAATAAACGGCAATTCGGCGACATCTTCCTTTGTTGCCATCGTCTGCTCGACGCGCTCAACGCGTTCCTCCATGCGCCCGAGGCGCGCATCCATGTGCTCAATGCGTTCTTCCATGCGCTCCATACGGGCATCCATGTGCTCGAAGCGCTCTTCCATGCGTCCCATGCGGGCATCCGTGTGCTCAACGCGCTCTTCCATACGCCCAACGCGCGCATCCAACGACCCCACATCCTCCCGCATGGCCACCACCGTTTGTTCCAGCTGCCCCAGGCGTTCGTTCGTCTGCGCCACGTCTTCTTTCGTCGCCATCGTCTGCTCGACGCGCTCAACGCGTTCTTCCATGCGTCCCATGCGGGCATCCATGTGCTCAACGCGTTCCTCCATGCGTCCGACGCGCGCATCCAACGACGCCACATCCTCCCGCACGGCCACCACCGTTTGTTCCAGATGCCCGAGGCGTTCGTTCGTCTGCGCCACATCTTCTTTCGTCGCCATCGTCTGCTCGACGCGCTCAACGCGTTCTTCCATGCGCCCCATGCGGACATCCATGTGCTCGAAGCGCTCTTCCATGCGCCCAACGCGTGCATCCAACGACGCCACATCCTCCCGCATGGCCACCACCGTTTGTTCCAGCTGCCCGAGGCGTTCGTTCGTCTGCGCCACGTCTTCTTTCACCGCGGTCATCGTCTGTTCAAGCCGCTCGATGCGCTCATTCGCCCGGGCGATGTCGGACTTCGTTGCCATCTCCGCCCGCATTTGCCGCAGCTCGTCAAACAGGCGCACCACCCATTCGTCCATGGTTTCACCTCCTTCTCCCTTTCCATTATATCATCGCACTTCCACCATCTTCTACTCTTTTCTCTACAAATCGACACGCAACAAAAAAGCCCTCTTTGCTTCCCAAGCTGATCGCGGGAAGCAAAGACGGCGATGAAACTGATGACCTTTACACGTTTACGAGATTTTTTGTTCCTGCAGCGGCAGTGCAGCCGATTTTCTTACCTTACCGAAATGGAAGACAGCATTTAAGATGATGGCCGTCATGCTGCCAGCGACGATGCCGCTGTCCGTCAAAATGCGGAGGCCAGCCGGGAGCTCGGCAAACAAGTTCGGCACCGCCGTCACCCCGAGCCCGACGCCGATCGAGCAGGCGATAATGAGCAAGTTTTCTTGCACCGCCAAGTCAACGTGGCTTAGCATTTTCACGCCGTAGGCGATGACCATGCCAAACATGGCGAGCATCGCCCCACCGAGCACTGGGGCTGGAATGATCGTCGCCACGGCCGCGATTTTCGGCACAAATCCAAGCAAGATGAGAAACAGAGCGGCGGCGTAAATGACGTTTCGCGTTTTCACGCCCGACAACTGCACAAGGCCGACGTTTTGCGAGTATGTCGTATACGGGAACGCATTGAGCAGCCCGCCGATCATGATCGCCAATCCTTCGGCGCGGTAGCCGCCCGCCAAATCCTCATCCGTCAGCCGACGGCGGCAAATGTCAGACAAAGCGAAGTAGACGCCGGTCGATTCAACGAGGCTGACGATGGCGACCAACACCATCGTCAACACGGCCGGGCCATGGAACGACGGAACGCCGAAATAAAACGGCTGCGGCAGGTGAACCCACGACGCTGCGGCGACGGCTGTCCAGTCCACTTTTCCCATCGCGGCCGCGACAGCGGTACCGACGGCCATCCCAAGCAAAATAGCAATCGAACGGACAAAGCCTTTGAAGCAGCGGTAGAGCACAACAATAAGCGCGAGCACGCCAAACGACAACGCCAAGTTGGCCGGGTCACCGAAATCTTTCGCCCCTTGCCCGCCCGCCATATTGTTCACGGCTGCCGGAATGAGCGTCAAGCCGATCACCGTGACGACGGAACCGGTGACAACCGGCGGGAACAGCGCCCGCAGCTTGCCAAAATACGGGCTGATCAACACGACGACAAGCCCGGCGCAAAGGATCGACCCATACACGGCCGGCATTCCGTATTGTCCGCCGATGGCGATCATCGGCCCGACCGCTGTAAACGTACAGCCAAGCATGACCGGCAAGCCGATGCCAAACCATCGATTTTTCCATACTTGTAAAAGCGTTGCGATGCCGCATGTCAGTAGGTCAACGGCCACTAAATACGTAAGCTGCTCCCCCGACAGCCGAAGCGCGCCGCCGACGACAAGCGGGACAACGATCGCCCCGGCGTACATCGCCAACACATGCTGGATGCCTAAGGACCCAATTTGCCACCATTTCATGTTCATCGATTCATCACCTCTTCGTGAAATCGAATGACGCCATCCGCGAGCGAAGCGATGCGGGCGAGCGAAACGACGCGGAATCCGCGCGAACGAAGCAGCCGGCCGCCGTCTTGAAACGATTTTTCAATGACAATACCGATGCCAACGACAGCTGCTCCCGCTTGACGAACGACCTCCACCATCCCGAGCGCCGCCTGGCCGTTGGCTAAAAAGTCATCAATAATGAGCACCCGGTCAAGGCCATCAAGCAGTGAACGGGAAACAACGATCTCGTTGGCCTCCTGCTTCGTAAACGAATACACTTCCGCGCGATACACCTCACCGGTCATCGTCAGCGGCCGCCGCTTGCGGGCAACGACAAGAGGAACACCGAGCTCATAGGCCGTCATAAGCGCCGGGCTGATGCCTGATGACTCGAGCGTCAACACTTTTGTCGGCCGCTCGCCGCGAAACTGATCAGCGAACTCCTCGCCGATCCGCTTCATCAAACGCGGGTCGACTTGGTGGTTTAAGAAGCGGTCGACTTTGAGCACCCCGTCGGCGACAACTTCCCCTTCAGCGACAATTTTCTCGAGCAATGCGCGCATACCGGTTCCCTCCCAATAAAAAAAGCTTAAAAAACACCGGCCTCACTCATTCCATGAGTCAGGCAATGTCTTTTAAGCCAAAAGCAAACAGAAGGCGCAAAGCGGCCATGGCCGCCTTCCTTCCGACATTGCCACTCATAGTCAGCCGATTTACGGTCGGCTGGTAGAGACTCGCAAGCCGTATTCTTGCGATTATATGAGTGAGTCAGCGTGATTTAGTTATTAGCAGTATACCATGACCAGCGGCGGTTGAGAAGCGTTTTTTGCTAAAAAGACGAACGTTAAAGGATAAAAAATATGGATTATTCGCTTTTTATCCCTTTGCTGGCACGAATCCGCGCTTCGATTTTTGATTTCAAACCGTTTCGAGTTGCACCCGACCGAAGGACAATCATCCGTGGTGGCTTTTCGTTCCTCCCCATCGTTTTCATGCATTTTTCACAATCGTCACCATTTGTTCAAACTTCCCGCATCGTTTTTGTGAGAAAAGTCACTGTTGCCTTTGTTTTCTACAGTTATGA
Protein-coding regions in this window:
- a CDS encoding isoprenylcysteine carboxyl methyltransferase family protein — its product is MMMRFAFVFFAVVGMRLVELWLAKRNERYVKALGAKEVGARHYPWLVSLHVLFLLSLAVEALRKGARPSRRWPLLFPLFLAVEGLRTWTILSLGRFWNTKILIVPNRPVVKKGPYRWIRHPNYAVVMLEIALLPLLFQARLTAVVFSFLNALLLLVRIKTEERALAALTDYQEAFRTRPRFWPSISRRLTPS
- a CDS encoding type III polyketide synthase; this translates as MPTLLSIGTATMPYIVSQDEVKRHVAGLFAGRLGRAERLLQAFDNGGIRTRTFVQPLAWYSTPRGFGEKNAVYMDLAVRYSGEAANNCLQNTPDGPIPHEAVDALFYISTTGLSTPSIEARLMNVLPFSPSAVRVPVWGLGCAGGAAGLARAADYCRAFPKAKALVIAAEFCSLTFQANDVSKSNVIGTSLFSDGVACVLVAGDEAAPNSGAPRIIAARSALMPRSEDVMGWEIRDEGLFVVFSKDIPSIVRAWLRPQVESFLQENGLRLRDLRYFIAHPGGKKVIEAYEEAFGFGMEQTKAAREVLARYGNMSSATVYFVLEEVMRQPLAPGYGLLVALGPGFSAEMVLLKWEE
- a CDS encoding coiled-coil domain-containing protein gives rise to the protein MDEWVVRLFDELRQMRAEMATKSDIARANERIERLEQTMTAVKEDVAQTNERLGQLEQTVVAMREDVASLDARVGRMEERFEHMDVRMGRMEERVERVEQTMATKEDVAQTNERLGHLEQTVVAVREDVASLDARVGRMEERVEHMDARMGRMEERVERVEQTMATKEDVAQTNERLGQLEQTVVAMREDVGSLDARVGRMEERVEHTDARMGRMEERFEHMDARMERMEERIEHMDARLGRMEERVERVEQTMATKEDVAELPFIRQAVMETLETLRDVSTIKQTVAQMQQKIDEIITGQARQELVLQSLALHLLEHESEIRALKAK
- a CDS encoding nucleobase:cation symporter-2 family protein codes for the protein MNMKWWQIGSLGIQHVLAMYAGAIVVPLVVGGALRLSGEQLTYLVAVDLLTCGIATLLQVWKNRWFGIGLPVMLGCTFTAVGPMIAIGGQYGMPAVYGSILCAGLVVVLISPYFGKLRALFPPVVTGSVVTVIGLTLIPAAVNNMAGGQGAKDFGDPANLALSFGVLALIVVLYRCFKGFVRSIAILLGMAVGTAVAAAMGKVDWTAVAAASWVHLPQPFYFGVPSFHGPAVLTMVLVAIVSLVESTGVYFALSDICRRRLTDEDLAGGYRAEGLAIMIGGLLNAFPYTTYSQNVGLVQLSGVKTRNVIYAAALFLILLGFVPKIAAVATIIPAPVLGGAMLAMFGMVIAYGVKMLSHVDLAVQENLLIIACSIGVGLGVTAVPNLFAELPAGLRILTDSGIVAGSMTAIILNAVFHFGKVRKSAALPLQEQKIS
- a CDS encoding xanthine phosphoribosyltransferase; translated protein: MRALLEKIVAEGEVVADGVLKVDRFLNHQVDPRLMKRIGEEFADQFRGERPTKVLTLESSGISPALMTAYELGVPLVVARKRRPLTMTGEVYRAEVYSFTKQEANEIVVSRSLLDGLDRVLIIDDFLANGQAALGMVEVVRQAGAAVVGIGIVIEKSFQDGGRLLRSRGFRVVSLARIASLADGVIRFHEEVMNR